The genomic DNA CACAATACAAATGTACCATTCAAGACAAAGATTCTACAGACTCACTTCAGAcactgcagctccagctggTCTATTTTTTTTTATCATGTAAAGAGGAGCTCAGGAGATTAGCAGCATGGCTGTTTACTCTCCTGGAGCGGAGACGCCCTGCTTCAGTTTTTCCCTCTTCAGCTTCTTCTTGGAGACAGGCTTCTTCTTCTTAGGCGGAAGTGTCTTCTGCGCGTACACATACAGCGCATAGTTCCCCACAAAAAAGAGCAGCAGGAAGCTTGCAACTACAAGCAGGACTATCATTCCTGGGTTCAGGCCCTTGTTCACCTCCTCGATGATCACATTGTTCTGAAACAATGGTAatctatgagaaaataaacaggaTACCGATGACAACTGTAGTGGACTAAGCGCATGGATCTTGTAATATCATATACGTAGGTGAGGACAATCAAACAACAGCTGAACAAATATACCCTTCTTTACAAATGGGACAGACCAAAAGCTGACTGAACAGAATAGCACGGTAACATATCAGTAACTGCACCATATAGAGCACTTCAGCAACGGAAATGTTTACCCCGCATCTGCAAATGCTAGTCATGTCGCAAAAATGAAGCTTAATTTGACCGTATTAGTACCGCACATGAAGTGATACAGGGCAAACGATGAGAAGTGATCTAGATACAGACTATAGTCACAATTTAGAATAACATATGCAGATTAGCTAGCACAGATATGCACAAAGATCAATGGATAGCAAGTTAGCAACTCAACAGCCAGAATTACTGGAAATGTTTAAACCTAGATCACATGCACCTAAATAAAcgaagccatttaaatttacaTAATAGTTGAACAAAAGCTACACCAACCATCAACCAAACATTGACTTAAACAACAACTTAAGATTACACATGCAAACAGAACAGCGACCACGTACCCAGGTAAGcgcatcaacaacaacaacaacatagctttttttcccaagcaagttggggtaggctagagatgaaacccgaaagaaataagttcaaggttcaggcacattgatagctagtctccaagcgctcctatccaaagctatctctttagagatattccaatccttaaggtctctcttaaccgactcatcccacgtcagtttaggtctacctctacccctctttacattatcgacccgctcaagaaccccattacgcaccggcgcctcaggaggccttcgttggaccaGGTAAGCGCATCATGATATTAAAATTTTCAAACGGGGGATCATACAAGTCTTAAGTCTGCTGGTAACCTCTTATTTGTAGACGGCACAATATATAAAAAACACCAAACTAATCAAGTAAGGATAATAGATAGCATCAGCTAGATAGAGAATTGAACAAAAATAAAACATTGAAGACTAATTTGATCAAACATGATCCACAATGTATCATGCCCCGAGCGCTCCACATTTGCACCAGTCAATATTCTTAGGTGATGAATTTGTAGCACATGAAACCAAAGCTCACGAACAAGATAAAAGCATTTTGCAACCCTTTTCCTAGGACAACCGAAACATGCATTTCtctaaactagtgcaattaccGTATGACCAAAAACCTATTGGTTCCGTAGAAGGTTTGCCCAAAGCCGGCAGATCCAATCATCTATACCTCAACTTGGAACAAGATGCACCAAAATCATCTACAACTCCGGCCGGTCAACGCTTCCTGCTCTACGCCGGAACAGCAACGACCCCAAGCTCGCTGCCACGGTGAGAACCAAGCCAAAACCCACCGGGAACGGAGGAGGTAAGCATCAGATCTGAACTTTGCATGCGCATCGCACAGCTAGATAGCAAGGGCGAGAGGGGCTGAAGGAGGGAGAGGCAACCGTGGTCACCGGATCCCCCTTCCACACCGGAGCGGAGAAAAAGATCTGAACTTTAGATGAATCCTCGAGCCAAAACAGAAATCCCGCACCCAACGAGGAAGGAAGAGCTCGACGAGACCCCTTACCGCCGAATCCGCGAACTGATCCGCCATGGCGGCCGCCCGATCTGAGCCAAACACCCCGCCCGCTCTGAATCGGAAGATTAGGAGGAGTTAGCCGAAGAATGGAAGAAGGTGTGCACGAGAGGTGACGAGGATGAATCGTAGGATCTGAACAAAGCTCACCTTTGCGCTACTGGTCCCTGGGACCTTTGCGTCTTTCTCCTGAGCTCGCCCCCCTTCGCTTACCTCGCCTCCGCGTGTGGGTTTTATGGGTCGTTTGATCTGGAAGTTTCTAGCGCAGCGTTTTTCACGGGTTTTGTCCGGTTTTCCCAGGGGACGTGTATTTGTGTCATATTTGTTTCTAGTGAGGCAGTTTGCAAAATTGCAAGGGGTTTTTACTTTAATTAATGGATCAGCTATGGATTACGAAAATCAGATTAAAAAATGTGACTGCTGACCCAAATAGATAAAGTATAGCTACTATAATTCAAACTCTGGTGTAGCTAGTTCACATTATATCTATATACGTAATGTTTGGTAagcataaaagaaaaaaaagtaccTTATGTGTTTAAATCAACCAATTTAGTTTACACTATTGATGATAAAAATTTACTCTCTCCGTTACAAAATATAGGATAAATAGTTATATTATACTCTATGCTCTATTATAAAACTACACGGTATGCCTCCGCATCAGCTATCCTCAATATACCTTTTTTATTAGGTCGTGTTTGGTAGCACTGCGATTCGCTCTGCTCTGCAAGAATCGAGCAGAGCTATATTTGAGTCTTTGAGGTACTTAGGGATTATATTTCGCCCCGGAGATTTGTGCTTGTAGGCTAGGGTGAATATAGCGGACCAGCAGATCTGGTAGTTGACAATCGTTCGGACTTGGTAAAGGTTGTCGCAGCACCTGGAGTAGGACAGATGACTTATCGCGATGCCCGCTGCTAATGCGCTGCTCCGCCATGAATTGCTCCTGCTGCCCATTTACATTGTCTCAAAGGAAGGCATAATAAATCACATCGTTCTTTTTCCAACCGAGCAAATTCCTTTCTTCCACTATATACCGGAGGAAACTCAGGTGGTACTATGCTACAAAACACGGTAACAACCTCAACATGTATAAAAATTAACAAAATATATGGATGGATAAAACATGCTAGTATTTACATTCATGCGAAAATTGAGGTTGGACCAAAAAATTTGCAAGTATGCACAGTTGAATCCGCAACAATCCATATGATGGTTTGTTTCTCCTTACACAATTTTTATAAAAGTCAAATATTGTCTGAACTTATATGCTTGTATAGTTGTATGTCCTAAACATCCATATTCTTCATGCTCGAACTCACTTATATTTCTATTTTCTACTTTTATATTTGTTTACATCCGAATTTCATTTGACTGCAACTTTGAATCCTTAAACTAGGCGTATGGCCCGCgaatttgcgcggctagtattgaaaattcaaatatttaTATGTCATTGTATTCTtactatttttaaaattatacTATTTGCTATCATACATCAtcatgttcattatcgtaaattatgtcttattgttggttaaaacaattcaaatataatctacctataataacaatttgatttatcgagatttaataatattattatgcatataattattcttatttttgttttatattgattgattgttgttagctttagtctttattaatagtatatttgtaactgatacatagttaaataatattttaatttaatttttcataatgacattggtgggtaatttattatcTCATAATGtcattggtgggtaatttttaattagacacacgagtattttaggctaatttttattgtaatggtagtggtgggtaatttttatttttcaatttttctccgattaacgtgggaatttctaggccttgagaatgaacgtggaggctccgtttgttggccaaataataaaataatagataGATTCTCGTGGGGTTCGACAGCTTTATAAGAGGCTAAACAAGAATTCCATTTCACATGGCCACACCATTTAGGTACAATCTGGCAAACTCCAAAGGCGTtcacttcttgttcttattTGCTCTGATTTGTTCGTGTGATGTGGGGGATAGCTGAATTAGGGTAAACCCGCCCTCACGTTGGAGGCTCTGGGAATTGGACTCTAATTCTGCTTGCTTTATTAATGAAGCCGACCCCCTTATATAGAGGCCGGGATGATTACAATTCTCCTAAAAAGGTCTCAAACTTTAATGAAATTACTTCCTATAATTAAAATACATGACTCATCACAtgtttttcttcctccttctcTTATACTTGCGGCCCACAAATGAGTCCACAACACTTCCGCCCTCCTTTTtaaacagctcgtcctcgagctgaaaTGATGGATAGCGCTCCTTGAACGACTCCAAAGGCTCCCAGGAGGTGTCGGCCGCTGGGAGACCGAGCCACTGCACAGAAAGCTCCCACATGCCACGGTTGAGTCTTGCGCGCAGCACCTTCTCAGGAGTAGGAACAGCTCGGCCATGGTCGATCGGCGGTAGAGGTACTAGCGCAGCTGGAGGATCGCCCACATGCTTCTTGAGGAAGACCACATGGAAGACGTTGTGGATACGTGCTGAGACTGGCAGCTGTAGGCGATAAGTGACGTCCCCGATGTGCTCCAAGACCTGAAACGGACCATAGAACTTGTGTGCTAGCTTAGCAGCTGCACTGGATGTGATGCCCGCCGTGGCTCGGTGGTTGAGGCGTAACCACACCCAATCCCCCATTGCAAACTCCACGAAACGGCGAGAACGGTCGGCTATCTCCTTCATGATGTCCTGGGCTTGGTGAAGGCGGTCGCGAATGTCGGCGAGGAATGTGTCGCGCTCGAAGAGCTGGCGGTCCAGGGCCACCACCCGAGCCAGTCCCGCCCTATAGGCTGCCAAGGTGGGAGGAGAGCGCCCGTAGACCACCTCAAACAGTATAGCTTGGAGCGATGTCTGATAGCTAGTGTTGTAGCAGTATTCGGCCCATGGCAGCCACCGCAGCCATTGCCGAGGCCGATCACCTGCCAAGCAACGCAGGTAGACACCCAGAATCCTATTGGTGACCTCAGACTGCCCATCCGTCTGGAGGTGGAAGGCAGAGCTAAGGCGCAGCTTGACACCGGCGAGGGAGAAGAGTTCTGTCCAAAACTTGCTGGTGAAGACGGGATCGCGATCGCTCATAATGGAACAAGACAGTCCATGGAGCTTCACAATGTTGTCGAAGAAGGCCTGGGCGACGGAGATCGCTGTGTACGGGTGGTCCAGCGCGATGAAGTGGGCGTACTTGGAGAAGTGATCGACGACGGTGAGCACCACTGTCTTGCCGCCGATCCTGGGAAAGCCTTCGACGAAGTCCATGGCGATGTCCGCCCAGACTGAGCTCGGTACCTCCAGCGGCTGTAGCAAGCCAGCCGGGTGAAGGTGCTCCGTCTTGCTGCGCTGACAGATGGTGCAGCTGCGAACGTAGTCGCGGACGAGCTTGGACGCGTGGGGGCTGTAGAAAGACGCCCTCAGGCAATGTAGCGTCTTTTGGGCCCCTTCGTGGCCGGTACCATGGGCGTGCTGAAGAAGAACCGGCCACAGGGAGGAGTCGTCGGGCACAAATATGCGCCCCTTGTGGAGCACCAGACCGTCCAGCTCGGTCCAGGCGGCCCCTGCAAGGCCGTCGGCGATCTCCTGGCACTTGGCGATGAAGGAGGGAAGGgacgccacctcctgcttgagctcgtcgaagagcTCGAACTCTGGTTGGGACAGTGCCAAGGCGTTGACGGCGCACTGATCCTCGTCACGCCGGGATAGAGCATCGGCGATGACGTTCTGGCGCCCCGGCCGAGACTCCACCGTAAAGGAGTACCCGAAGAGCTTGCTGACCAGGAGGTGCTTGAGGCTGCAATGGTCTGTCCGAACGATGAACGGGCGCGTCCATAGGTACGGTCTCCAGTGACGCACAGCCTGCACAAGACCGATTAGTTCACGTTCGTAGGCTGCCAGCTTCATGTGACGGGGCGCGACCGTCTTGCTGTAGAACGCGATGGGGCCGCCAAGCTGATGTAGTACGGCCCCAAAGCCCGAGCCCGAGGCGTCACAGTCAACGACGAATGACTTGTCGAAGTCGGGAAGCTGCAGCACGGGTCCCGTGGTGAGAGCGTGCTGGAGGGCACGAAACGCGTCCGTCGCTTCCGGCATCCAGCAGAAGGCCTCCTTCTTGAGGAGGGCGGTGAGGGGCGCCGCGATGACGTTGTAGCCGCTGATGAACTTCCGGTAGTAGCCCGTGAGGCCGAGGAAGCCCCGGAGCACCCGCAGTGTCCGAGGCAGCGGCCAGGCCTGAACAGCCGCTACCTTGGACTGGTCCATGGCCACGCCATCGTCGGTGACGATGTGGCCCAGATAGACCATGCTCTTCTCGCCGAAGGAGCACTTGGACCTTTTCAGCACCAGCCCGTGCACCCAAAGGGTGTCGAAGACGGTGCGGACGTGTTGCAGGTGCTCGCTCCATATCTTGCTGTAGATGAGGATGTCGTCGAAGAAGACAAGAACGAAGCGACAAAGGAAGGGCCGCAGTACCTCATTCATGAGCGCCTGAAATGTGGATGGCGCGTTTGTGAGGCTGAAGGGCATCACCAGGAACTCGAAGTGGCCATGATGGGTCCGGAAGGCCGTTTTGTCGATGTCGGCGGTAAACATCCGGGCCTGATGGTAGCCACTACTCAGGTCGAGCTTGGTGAAGAACACTGCACCGTGGAGCTCGTCCAAGAGTTCGTCGATGACGGGGATGGGAAACATGTCACGGACGGTGACGGCGTTGAGGGCGCGGTAGTCGACGCAGAATCGCCATGTCCCGTCCTTCTTACGCACTACCAGCACCGGAGAGGAGAACACGGACGTGCTGGGGCGTATGATGCCCTGCCGCAGCATGTCCGCGCACTGGCGCTTGATCTCGTCCTGGAGCAGCTGCGGGTATCTGTACGGCCGAACCGCCACCGGCGCTGTCCCGGGCAGCAGGTGGATGTGGTGGTCGAAACTGCGGCTCGGGGGGAGAGACGTCGGCGGCTCGAAGAGGTCGGTGAACGAGTCGAGGAGGAGCTGGGGGTAGTCGATCGCCACTACGGCCGTGGCAACTCGCGGCCCGGATGGGGCGCCCTTGCCGACGAGGCGCACCCGGCGGCCACTGTTCCAGAAGGACAGGCGATGGCGCGCGCAATCCCAGTGGAAGGAGCTGAGGGAGCGCATCCAGCGATACCCCAAGACCAGCTCGTAGCCCTCCAGCGGGATGACGAAGATGTCGATGTTGAAGGGTTCGCCGCTGATGATGACGCGGACGGCGCGGCAGATGCCGGAGGACTACAGCCGCTCGCCATTGGCCACCTTGACGTGGACACCGCTCAGGGGCTCGGGTGACAAGCCCAGACGCGCTACTGTAGAGGTCACCATGAAGGTGTGCGTGGATCCCGAGTCGACCAGGGCGGTGATGGGAACGCCTGCGATGTCGGTCTCGAGGAGGAAGGTGTCGGTGCTGCCAAACCCCGTCATGGCGCACATGGAAACCTTGACGGCCGGCTCGGAGTCGTCGTCGGAGACGTCGTCCTCCAGGGGGTGTCTTCGGAGATCTTGATGGTGTCGACCCCCTTGCCCTTGCACACCTTGTTGTGCCCCGGGAACGAACTTCTCGGGGCAGTTGAAGCACAAGCCGCGGGTGCGGCGGTCGTCCATCTCCTCTGCGGACTGCCGCCGGAAGCGCGTGAACGGCGGGGCTGCTGGCGAGGGGACTGGCGGCGGTGTAGGGGTGGCCGATGACGCCGAGGGCGCCATCCgaagctggggggggggggtcgtcgCGGCAgctggggcggccggcggcgctgctgctgaaGATGTCCTGGATccgcgaggaggagggcgccacgCGGAACGCGACTCGGTGGTGAGCAAGGTCGAACGCCGCTCGTACGCCCGAGCAAGGTTCATGGCGTCCTCGAGGTGCTCTGGATGTTGCAGCTCGACATCAATCTGCAGTGTACCGCCCAAACCGGCCATGAACAGGTCGGTCTGCTACCGTTCGGAGACGTCGTCGCAGCGGGCGAGGTGGGTGAGGAACTGGTCGATGAAGTCATCGACCGTACCCGTCCGACGAAGCTGAGCAAGCTCGCCGAGGGGATTGCTGCGGATGGAGGGCCCGAAGCGACGGTTGATGGCCTGAACGAATTCGGGCCACGATGGAACGGCGCGGTTGCGCTCCAGCCGAAAGCACCATCGGGCGGCTGCCTCGTGCAGGTAGAAGGACGCTGTCCAGGTCTTGTTGGCCTCCGGGGTGCGGTAGGCGAGGAAGCACTGCTCTCACTTGTGTAGCCAGATCGCCGGATTGTCCTTGCCGTAGTAGTCGGGAAACTTGAGCTTGTGTGCTGGAGAAGGATGGGGAGGCGGCGGATCAGATCCGAACACCTCGAACTGGTTGGCGGTGAACTTCTCCAGGACCTTGGTTTGGATCCGGTTGACGGCGACGCCCAGCgcggagtactggttcttgactTGGCTGATCTCATGGGTGTTGAGCTCGACCGCGCGGAGGAGGTTGTCGAGCTTGGTGCTGATGTCCGCCGGAACCtcgtcgccggccatggcggacagGGGTGGCGCCGGGTGAGGGAGTCTCGGCCCGACA from Panicum virgatum strain AP13 chromosome 7N, P.virgatum_v5, whole genome shotgun sequence includes the following:
- the LOC120682361 gene encoding DNA-binding protein S1FA2, with the protein product MADQFADSANNVIIEEVNKGLNPGMIVLLVVASFLLLFFVGNYALYVYAQKTLPPKKKKPVSKKKLKREKLKQGVSAPGE